The following proteins come from a genomic window of Pirellula staleyi DSM 6068:
- a CDS encoding M20 family metallopeptidase, whose amino-acid sequence MSLDVVATLADLVRIPSVNPMGRATSGDIYYEHRVTDYLEQLFRTLELPYERVLVSEQRPNIIARVDGDLPPEQGGKVLMFEAHQDTVPIEGMTIDPFDPKIESGKLFGRGSCDIKGGMSAMLGVVARLHREKPRGRPTVVMACTVNEEHGFTGATHWARAYAGFEGNPPTSRMLQRVPDATIVAEPTSLDVVVAHKGGVRWRCHTVGRATHSSQPHLGENAIYAMARLLPSFEKYALEVAPTLGSHHLCGKPTLSVGTIKGGISVNTVPDRCTIEIDRRLLPGESPETARQHVIDYLAAQVPNVRPVHDEPFLTSFGLADDCNGTLASELAAASKLHGGRGGKIGVPYGTDAPRFAQTGCPTVVFGPGSIDQAHTCDEWIEISQLQAASEILYDFAANFGR is encoded by the coding sequence ATGAGTCTCGATGTCGTCGCCACGTTGGCCGATTTGGTTCGCATCCCGAGTGTTAATCCGATGGGACGCGCCACGAGCGGAGATATCTACTACGAGCATCGGGTTACTGACTACCTCGAGCAACTTTTTCGCACGCTCGAGCTCCCTTACGAACGGGTGCTGGTCTCCGAGCAACGGCCAAACATCATAGCGCGTGTCGATGGCGATCTGCCTCCTGAACAAGGGGGCAAAGTGCTGATGTTCGAAGCCCATCAAGACACCGTGCCGATTGAAGGGATGACGATCGACCCGTTCGATCCCAAGATCGAGAGCGGAAAGCTTTTCGGTCGTGGTTCGTGCGACATCAAAGGTGGCATGTCGGCGATGCTGGGTGTAGTCGCCCGGTTGCATCGCGAAAAGCCACGCGGTCGACCCACGGTGGTGATGGCATGCACCGTGAATGAAGAACATGGATTCACTGGCGCTACGCACTGGGCCCGCGCCTATGCGGGCTTCGAAGGTAATCCTCCGACGAGCCGCATGCTACAGCGAGTTCCCGACGCTACGATTGTTGCCGAGCCAACGTCGCTCGATGTCGTCGTGGCTCACAAAGGGGGAGTGCGCTGGCGCTGCCATACCGTGGGGCGTGCGACGCACAGTTCTCAGCCCCACTTGGGCGAGAACGCCATCTACGCCATGGCCCGTCTGCTTCCGAGCTTCGAGAAGTATGCCCTGGAAGTCGCTCCGACTCTCGGCTCGCATCACTTGTGCGGAAAGCCGACACTCAGCGTCGGCACGATCAAAGGGGGAATTAGTGTAAACACTGTTCCCGATCGATGCACCATCGAAATCGATCGGCGTCTGCTTCCTGGCGAGAGTCCCGAGACAGCTCGTCAGCATGTCATCGACTATCTCGCAGCGCAGGTGCCGAACGTTCGCCCGGTGCACGACGAGCCGTTCTTAACAAGCTTTGGACTCGCCGACGATTGCAACGGAACGCTTGCGAGCGAACTTGCAGCCGCCAGCAAACTCCACGGCGGGCGAGGTGGAAAAATCGGCGTGCCGTATGGAACCGACGCACCTCGATTTGCACAAACGGGTTGCCCGACCGTTGTGTTTGGCCCGGGAAGTATCGATCAAGCACACACCTGCGACGAGTGGATCGAAATCTCGCAGCTGCAGGCCGCCAGCGAAATCCTGTATGACTTCGCAGCCAATTTCGGCCGATAA
- a CDS encoding HlyD family efflux transporter periplasmic adaptor subunit, protein MAKPQTSKPITSTTERPIPLVARHDLVRRQQWFGGESWLIVHDPIALRYFYFRGHEQFVFEHLDGEISIDDLRAAFAHRFAPSILSVKQLTAFLEQLHKQGLVLGTLPGQGAVLATKRQKHEAWPISRLASALLSPRLRGIDAETWLRPWLPLVSWFFSPLCAAIMLTLVAVVFILALTQLPTIIARLESSATNLAPQHLLLLPVVLIFVKTLHELAHAFVCMRMGARVPEMGVQLLLLTPCLYCNVSDSWLLASRWKRMAVAAAGMYVELVLAALFGLLWWASLPGVINSLSLQAMVICSIGTLVVNANPLLRYDGYYLLSDWLEIPNLEQRSRRAFATIFAQQVFGLTPPPALLASTERDAPLAFYALFSGIYRIFVLVSAYWILSALGRAWKIEAMVGLLLFAALGATLLPVVQTFFRQWRESIMQRQFSFLRFAFSTIFACGAVGAIVMVPLPSRVDAPLLVIPQGATPIYVTSAGQLRSVAQAGDTIGQGDVLAKLDNSALTLDLARIESETRAQEKKLDALQTMRGIDDSVETIIPAETVVLQDMRERTEQLRDLVNRLTIRSPREGVVLAPGRAKREVTKLALTTWYGTPLDPENIGSYLDQGTLLCEVGDPTKLEATAVLAESDLEQVRIGQSVAVIVFQEESIAVEGTIIDIAKASESATPSAMTNSLLESDEVSSEAKYQVRIELQSSLRVLPYATGKARIRVDSETIARRLWRLFSKTFQLSRGL, encoded by the coding sequence GTGGCTAAGCCGCAAACTTCCAAACCGATCACCAGCACCACCGAGCGACCGATTCCATTGGTCGCGCGCCACGATTTAGTGCGCCGTCAACAATGGTTTGGTGGTGAGTCGTGGCTGATCGTGCACGATCCCATCGCGCTGCGTTATTTCTATTTTCGGGGGCATGAACAGTTTGTCTTCGAGCATCTGGATGGCGAAATCAGTATCGACGATCTGCGGGCTGCATTTGCGCATCGATTTGCGCCGAGCATCCTGTCGGTTAAACAGCTGACGGCATTTCTCGAACAATTGCACAAACAAGGACTCGTCTTGGGAACACTCCCTGGTCAGGGAGCAGTGCTGGCCACCAAGCGCCAAAAGCATGAGGCGTGGCCTATCTCGCGCCTTGCCAGTGCGCTCCTGTCGCCCCGGCTTCGTGGGATCGATGCCGAGACTTGGCTGCGCCCCTGGCTGCCGCTAGTGAGTTGGTTCTTCTCGCCGCTATGCGCGGCGATCATGCTGACGCTGGTCGCCGTGGTGTTCATCCTTGCGTTAACACAGCTTCCAACGATCATTGCAAGGCTCGAAAGTTCCGCGACCAATTTAGCGCCGCAGCATCTGCTGCTCCTGCCGGTTGTGCTGATCTTCGTGAAAACCTTGCACGAACTTGCGCATGCGTTTGTCTGCATGCGCATGGGCGCACGCGTTCCGGAGATGGGTGTGCAACTATTGCTGTTGACCCCTTGCCTTTACTGCAACGTGTCGGACAGCTGGCTCCTGGCGAGTCGCTGGAAGCGCATGGCTGTGGCAGCAGCGGGGATGTATGTGGAGCTCGTGCTGGCAGCGCTGTTTGGTTTGCTGTGGTGGGCCAGTCTGCCGGGGGTGATTAACTCTCTATCACTCCAGGCGATGGTGATTTGCTCCATCGGAACTTTGGTCGTGAATGCCAATCCCTTGCTCCGCTACGACGGCTACTACCTCCTTTCCGACTGGCTCGAAATCCCGAATCTCGAGCAGCGATCGCGGCGTGCTTTTGCAACCATCTTCGCCCAACAGGTCTTTGGACTTACGCCTCCTCCAGCTCTTCTGGCGAGTACCGAGCGAGATGCCCCGCTGGCATTTTACGCGTTATTCTCGGGGATTTATCGCATTTTTGTCCTCGTCTCGGCATACTGGATACTCTCGGCACTTGGACGAGCGTGGAAGATCGAGGCGATGGTGGGGCTGTTGCTCTTCGCGGCACTGGGTGCCACGCTGCTCCCTGTCGTTCAGACCTTTTTTCGGCAATGGCGCGAGTCGATCATGCAACGTCAATTTAGTTTTTTACGATTCGCTTTCTCGACGATCTTCGCCTGCGGCGCCGTGGGAGCCATCGTGATGGTGCCGCTCCCATCGCGCGTCGATGCGCCACTGCTGGTGATTCCTCAAGGTGCCACACCAATCTATGTCACGAGCGCAGGGCAACTTCGATCGGTGGCGCAGGCTGGCGACACTATTGGCCAAGGTGACGTCTTGGCCAAGCTCGACAACTCGGCGCTAACGCTCGATCTTGCACGGATCGAATCAGAGACCAGGGCACAAGAGAAGAAGCTCGACGCATTGCAGACGATGCGCGGGATTGATGACTCGGTGGAGACCATCATTCCTGCCGAAACGGTAGTGCTGCAGGACATGCGCGAGCGAACTGAGCAACTGCGCGACCTAGTCAATCGCCTCACGATTCGCTCACCTCGCGAAGGTGTCGTGCTCGCTCCGGGACGCGCGAAACGAGAGGTCACGAAGCTGGCCTTAACCACCTGGTACGGTACACCACTCGACCCCGAGAACATCGGCAGCTATTTGGACCAAGGGACGTTGCTTTGCGAAGTCGGGGACCCCACGAAGCTCGAAGCGACTGCTGTCCTGGCTGAATCGGATCTGGAGCAAGTGCGCATTGGACAGTCGGTGGCGGTAATCGTGTTTCAAGAAGAATCGATCGCCGTCGAGGGGACGATTATCGATATCGCCAAAGCGTCGGAGAGTGCGACACCATCAGCGATGACTAACTCGCTGCTCGAGTCCGACGAAGTGTCGAGCGAAGCGAAGTATCAAGTCCGAATCGAGCTGCAGAGCTCGCTACGTGTGCTCCCCTACGCGACGGGGAAAGCTCGAATTCGCGTTGATTCCGAAACGATCGCGCGACGGCTTTGGCGTCTGTTTAGCAAGACGTTTCAGCTCAGCCGCGGGCTTTAG
- a CDS encoding efflux RND transporter periplasmic adaptor subunit, which yields MSKQKVASPLLVFLGIGLLSLSFESPSARAAEPVVVSGLLRLVREVDVPAAEAGILSAVNVKEGMKVEKGDILATLDDREVVLMLTRAEIELEIATRTADTDVAYRLAEKTLRVAEEELKRGQTSVAAIQKVISQQELDRLQLAADEARLAMEKAKHEQSVAVLNIKLKQAEVDLAKRTIDRRRAIAPFSGVVADITGREGEWIEPGKKLIRLVQLDKLRCEGFIPAKAAVALKAGTPVQFDILATELPKRQFQGVLVFVSPEVNPVSNEVRVIAEIDNADQMLRPGYRGQMTIRVP from the coding sequence ATGTCGAAACAAAAAGTAGCGTCCCCTCTTCTCGTATTCCTTGGCATCGGCCTCCTCTCGCTCTCCTTCGAGTCCCCCTCTGCACGCGCCGCAGAACCGGTGGTCGTCTCGGGGTTACTGCGTCTGGTACGCGAGGTGGATGTTCCCGCTGCTGAAGCGGGAATCCTTTCGGCCGTGAATGTGAAGGAGGGGATGAAAGTCGAGAAGGGAGATATCCTGGCGACCCTCGACGATCGCGAAGTGGTGCTGATGCTCACCCGAGCCGAAATTGAACTCGAAATCGCGACACGAACAGCCGACACCGATGTGGCCTATCGTCTGGCAGAGAAGACGCTCCGCGTAGCCGAAGAGGAGCTGAAACGTGGCCAGACCAGTGTTGCTGCGATCCAAAAAGTAATCTCGCAGCAAGAACTCGATCGATTGCAATTGGCGGCTGATGAGGCGCGACTCGCCATGGAAAAAGCAAAGCACGAACAATCGGTGGCCGTGCTCAACATCAAGCTCAAACAAGCAGAGGTCGATCTCGCGAAACGGACCATCGACCGGCGACGGGCGATTGCTCCCTTCAGCGGCGTGGTTGCCGACATTACTGGTCGCGAAGGGGAGTGGATCGAGCCTGGCAAGAAGCTGATTCGACTCGTGCAACTCGACAAGCTCCGCTGTGAAGGATTCATTCCCGCGAAAGCTGCCGTAGCTTTGAAAGCTGGCACTCCCGTGCAATTTGACATTCTGGCCACAGAGCTTCCGAAGCGGCAATTTCAAGGTGTTTTGGTCTTCGTTAGTCCCGAAGTGAATCCCGTGAGCAATGAAGTCCGCGTGATTGCTGAGATCGACAATGCCGACCAAATGCTTCGCCCCGGTTATCGTGGGCAGATGACGATTCGAGTTCCCTGA
- a CDS encoding protein kinase, whose product MALCEFCERTLEKALVKGEPCPHCGFEATGNNSGIIAPAIPSSYVSPPPPEVEEEVEEEEREFTVKDVLRTITGRGPKEEPNRTHTLFLGNAQGFIPSDSVPLPPKVAPTTSSTPDTWGASSASSSPAPPPAAPVSEPVEEPPRELPPPTKPREKTPDQPTVRALDVPDETGSSANLPSVNPARSNTPSDAWKSAIPSAPSNPSEQAMVNAWGKSLTAPITPLSTIKASPAEGEDEVSNLLLRTYRVQMPGEALYERAEYQVIEVIGEGGVGIVYAAMQASVSRTVALKMLREEYARRSDHRNKFLTEAVVTGELDHPNIVPIYDLGTTADGTLFYAMKRVRGIPWSNVIREKPLADNLKILMSVADAIAFAHDRQVVHRDLKPENVMLGDFGEVLVMDWGIALSTSMYIEGAGRISQTSSMGGTPAYMAPEMATGPIELIGPPSDVYLLGAILFEIVSGKPPHNGKDVMACLFAAARNEIQETDKSGELLDIAMQAMSTDIKARPGSVKELQKAIQQYLSHSESIVLSNRADEELTHASRTRDYQDYARAMFAFQESKELWPGNSRAVAGELEARLAYAQCALDKGDFDLGVSLLDPRDPKQAPLHRKLQLAQSERAFRQKRFDGLRRVAGLLILILLVGFTGAFFWIREQSLRTADANKNLKSALDTLNKQAGDIAKQNNVLETQKGELESQRGELEKKRDSLQLEKERADNEARLARESQQREALASYLAQIGVSAERVANNSFLDADRLLAQYEQSSTSYFRHWEWSHLRYLCGLDVTTLPSDGRVEGLARSEQGNLLAACTSAGEIKIWTADWATNKFADLQSISTGDSVAGIALSRDGSLLAAAIDSPRGIVRIYRRQASGQFSPTQDFTIHRAGVLSVEISPDGTKLASSSRDETARVTNLATGEMIAAFRGHFGPVWSVRFDSSGNELVTAGDDATVRMWTLGGPPKPRVFRGHKEAVYNATFSSDGKLVASAGRDKEILVWQPADVRVFDYKLVERQLELERLGRPIPENALGDIAVQRLVGHTAEVRTLHFSLDGKKLLSGGHDNTARVWDLTAKPDDPTFVRTMRGHGGWVRSCLFSADEQFAISGSHDQRVKVWNTPEYEEVRTLRQHDNAVLWAAFSTVGDRCITAGRDRRAILWNLGTGQPLATLNNDPLEISGPTGEQKNATELKEGHEFLVTSALFMPAGDRRIITSAGDNTVRLWDIATGGQLHRFDGTGTISVIALSDDGKWLVTGSDTKDALLWSLADLSKPAVRLAAHRFEVSTATFSHDSETGDLRICTGDSGGVCHLWRRDPSTGNWKTYSRIATHEPGYGITGVAFTRDGGRLLTASQDHTVMQWDLATGNRLGNLTLRHPDGVRNLLLTADSKRAITMCSSGDDSYRLYSWDIDTAKAIECDINIPGSTATGLSLLPSQSSALLTTTTGDTSVLWTWDMASPQVQPLWSGKSLRGTIWSAISSHDGASILAVGGSQGRLLSAETGELEKTFSPHGAITAANFSSDGKLAVTASSDGDAKIWCTDEASDKFGIVLLKMSRLHEVGGRAFAVNFAAFAPSSRGEAMLLTCGDDNNAKLWKINTSSDVPTYELAGVLEGHRGRVHSGVFSSDGKWVITASEDRTARLWSVDSLATISGGILEHPADVLFAAFSPDDSRVITGCDDNIARVFKIDPSAMTAVELTDTLSGHTAAVTSVAISSDNRRAVTGSKDGIAKLWCLETSKEVLSLKRHEAEITSVHFSPDGRDILTSSTDETALVWRSVNIAPSIRMAAEMKTAKPGMLQTLDHLADIRDPDSPQLGGGMLSIELAESSSSGTLSLVLAPPTNSGLVIEGTSVLYAAPGSSPVKVAEMKSGQAATEPVSADETLAVEALSTLASGDSLVFTFTRDATVEIAEKILRSVALDIGPGYQGATAEVRVNMTDNLGATSSPVIMKIAPAESSAELTAVRESATAR is encoded by the coding sequence ATGGCACTTTGCGAGTTTTGCGAACGAACACTCGAGAAAGCTCTCGTCAAAGGCGAGCCATGCCCACATTGCGGGTTCGAAGCGACCGGCAACAACTCGGGGATCATTGCGCCTGCGATTCCCAGTAGCTACGTCAGCCCTCCGCCACCTGAAGTTGAAGAAGAGGTAGAAGAAGAGGAACGCGAGTTCACCGTCAAGGATGTGCTCCGCACCATCACGGGGCGTGGTCCCAAAGAAGAACCTAATCGGACACACACTCTGTTTCTTGGGAATGCCCAAGGATTTATCCCGAGTGACAGTGTGCCACTGCCACCGAAGGTAGCACCGACGACGTCGAGCACGCCTGATACTTGGGGGGCTAGTTCAGCCTCGAGTAGTCCCGCTCCGCCACCTGCAGCCCCCGTGAGTGAGCCTGTCGAAGAGCCACCCCGCGAACTTCCACCACCGACGAAGCCTCGCGAAAAAACGCCCGATCAACCGACTGTTCGCGCACTCGATGTTCCTGACGAAACTGGATCATCGGCCAATCTCCCTTCGGTGAATCCTGCTCGCAGCAATACACCGTCGGATGCGTGGAAGTCGGCAATTCCATCCGCGCCGAGCAATCCCTCCGAACAGGCAATGGTCAACGCTTGGGGCAAGTCGCTCACCGCGCCAATCACTCCGCTGTCGACCATCAAGGCGAGCCCTGCCGAAGGGGAAGATGAAGTCTCGAACCTGCTGCTCCGCACCTATCGCGTGCAGATGCCGGGGGAAGCACTTTACGAACGGGCCGAGTATCAGGTCATCGAAGTGATTGGCGAAGGTGGTGTGGGTATTGTCTATGCCGCGATGCAGGCCTCCGTCAGCCGCACCGTTGCACTGAAGATGCTGCGCGAGGAATACGCGCGTCGTAGCGATCACCGCAACAAGTTTCTTACGGAAGCAGTCGTCACCGGCGAACTCGATCACCCGAACATCGTGCCGATCTACGACCTGGGGACCACTGCCGATGGGACGCTGTTCTACGCCATGAAGCGCGTGCGCGGCATTCCATGGTCGAATGTCATTCGTGAAAAGCCACTCGCCGACAACTTGAAGATCTTGATGAGCGTTGCTGACGCCATCGCGTTTGCTCACGATCGACAAGTGGTCCATCGCGATCTCAAACCCGAAAACGTGATGCTCGGGGACTTCGGTGAAGTGCTCGTCATGGACTGGGGTATCGCTCTATCGACCTCGATGTACATCGAAGGTGCTGGGCGCATTTCGCAAACCTCGAGCATGGGTGGAACTCCCGCCTACATGGCCCCTGAAATGGCCACCGGCCCGATTGAATTGATCGGACCACCGAGCGACGTCTATCTGCTCGGCGCGATTCTGTTTGAGATCGTCTCCGGAAAGCCGCCACACAACGGCAAGGATGTGATGGCATGTTTGTTCGCAGCAGCCCGCAACGAGATTCAAGAGACCGATAAGTCGGGTGAATTGCTTGATATCGCGATGCAAGCAATGAGCACCGACATCAAAGCGCGTCCCGGCAGCGTCAAGGAGTTGCAGAAGGCGATTCAGCAATACCTGTCGCATTCGGAAAGTATTGTGCTTTCCAACCGTGCTGATGAAGAACTGACGCATGCTTCGCGGACGCGCGACTATCAAGACTATGCCCGCGCGATGTTCGCGTTTCAGGAGTCGAAAGAACTTTGGCCTGGCAACTCGCGAGCGGTCGCTGGTGAACTCGAAGCGCGGCTGGCTTATGCCCAGTGCGCGCTCGACAAAGGTGACTTCGACCTCGGTGTGTCGCTGCTCGATCCTCGCGATCCGAAACAAGCGCCGCTGCATCGCAAATTGCAACTCGCGCAAAGTGAACGAGCGTTTCGACAAAAACGATTTGACGGCCTTCGCCGCGTCGCCGGTCTTCTCATCCTGATTCTGCTTGTCGGTTTTACTGGGGCATTCTTTTGGATTCGCGAACAATCATTGCGAACCGCCGATGCCAACAAAAACCTCAAATCGGCACTCGACACGCTGAACAAGCAAGCTGGCGACATTGCCAAGCAAAACAACGTCCTGGAGACGCAAAAGGGTGAACTCGAAAGCCAGCGCGGCGAACTCGAGAAGAAGCGAGATAGCCTGCAACTCGAAAAAGAACGGGCCGACAACGAAGCTCGGCTGGCGCGCGAGTCGCAGCAGCGCGAAGCACTTGCGTCGTATCTAGCCCAGATCGGTGTGTCGGCTGAACGGGTTGCGAACAACTCCTTCTTAGACGCCGATCGTCTACTGGCACAGTATGAGCAATCGAGTACCTCGTACTTCCGTCACTGGGAGTGGAGTCACCTGCGCTATTTGTGCGGACTGGATGTCACGACGCTCCCTTCGGATGGTCGCGTTGAGGGGCTCGCCCGTTCGGAGCAAGGGAATTTGCTTGCCGCTTGCACTTCAGCAGGTGAGATCAAGATCTGGACAGCTGACTGGGCCACCAACAAGTTCGCTGATCTGCAATCGATCTCGACGGGCGATTCTGTGGCGGGAATTGCACTGTCACGCGATGGTTCGCTGCTGGCTGCTGCTATTGATAGTCCGCGCGGTATTGTGCGGATTTACCGACGTCAGGCGAGTGGTCAGTTTTCGCCCACCCAAGACTTTACGATCCATCGTGCCGGTGTTTTGTCGGTCGAGATTTCTCCCGATGGGACGAAGCTCGCCAGCAGTTCGCGCGACGAAACGGCGCGTGTCACCAATCTCGCCACGGGCGAAATGATCGCCGCTTTTCGAGGTCACTTTGGTCCTGTTTGGAGTGTCCGTTTCGATAGCTCGGGCAATGAACTCGTGACGGCGGGAGACGATGCCACGGTGCGCATGTGGACTCTCGGAGGACCTCCCAAACCACGCGTCTTCCGCGGACATAAGGAAGCTGTTTACAACGCCACCTTCTCGAGCGATGGCAAGCTGGTCGCCTCGGCAGGTCGGGATAAAGAAATTCTCGTTTGGCAGCCCGCCGACGTGCGCGTGTTTGACTACAAACTCGTCGAGCGACAGCTAGAACTCGAGCGACTCGGTCGTCCCATCCCCGAAAACGCGCTGGGTGATATCGCTGTGCAGCGATTGGTCGGCCATACCGCCGAAGTCCGGACGCTCCATTTCTCGCTCGACGGCAAAAAACTCTTGTCGGGCGGCCACGACAACACAGCTCGCGTTTGGGATCTCACCGCCAAGCCCGACGATCCCACCTTCGTGCGAACAATGCGTGGCCATGGTGGCTGGGTTCGCTCTTGTCTCTTTTCAGCCGACGAACAATTTGCAATTTCGGGAAGCCACGATCAGCGCGTGAAGGTTTGGAACACTCCCGAGTACGAAGAGGTACGCACACTTCGTCAGCACGATAATGCGGTGCTTTGGGCCGCTTTTTCGACGGTGGGTGATCGCTGTATTACGGCGGGGCGCGATCGACGTGCCATCCTTTGGAATTTGGGAACGGGTCAGCCGCTGGCTACGCTCAATAACGATCCGCTCGAAATCAGTGGCCCCACTGGCGAGCAGAAAAATGCCACCGAACTGAAGGAAGGTCACGAGTTTCTCGTCACCTCGGCCCTCTTCATGCCGGCCGGTGATCGGCGCATTATCACCAGCGCAGGTGACAACACCGTTCGCCTCTGGGATATCGCCACCGGTGGACAACTTCACCGCTTCGATGGCACAGGGACCATCAGCGTGATCGCCCTCTCGGACGATGGAAAGTGGCTCGTCACCGGCAGTGATACCAAAGATGCCTTACTCTGGTCGCTCGCCGACCTCAGTAAGCCTGCAGTTCGATTAGCCGCGCATCGATTCGAAGTTTCGACAGCCACATTCTCGCACGATAGCGAAACGGGTGATCTACGCATCTGCACGGGGGACTCGGGAGGCGTATGCCATTTGTGGCGACGCGATCCGAGCACCGGCAATTGGAAAACCTACTCGCGCATTGCCACTCACGAACCTGGCTATGGCATTACGGGAGTCGCCTTCACGCGCGACGGAGGTCGCCTGCTCACCGCCAGCCAAGACCACACCGTGATGCAGTGGGATCTCGCCACCGGCAATCGACTCGGCAACTTGACACTCCGTCATCCCGACGGTGTCCGCAATCTGCTGCTCACGGCCGATAGCAAGCGGGCGATCACCATGTGCTCGTCCGGGGACGATAGCTACCGGCTCTACAGCTGGGATATCGACACCGCTAAAGCCATCGAATGCGACATCAATATTCCGGGAAGCACAGCGACCGGTCTCAGCCTGCTCCCCAGCCAATCGTCAGCACTACTCACAACCACCACGGGTGATACGAGCGTCCTTTGGACCTGGGACATGGCATCGCCTCAGGTGCAACCGCTATGGTCGGGCAAGAGTTTGCGCGGCACGATTTGGTCGGCGATTAGTTCGCACGACGGGGCGAGCATCTTGGCAGTCGGTGGTAGCCAGGGACGCCTCCTTAGCGCCGAGACAGGCGAACTCGAGAAGACCTTCAGTCCTCACGGCGCTATCACCGCTGCGAACTTTTCGAGCGACGGAAAATTGGCTGTCACCGCGAGTAGCGATGGCGATGCAAAAATCTGGTGCACCGACGAAGCATCCGACAAATTCGGCATCGTGCTCCTCAAAATGTCGCGACTCCATGAAGTGGGTGGACGTGCTTTTGCCGTGAATTTCGCAGCCTTTGCACCTTCCTCACGCGGCGAGGCGATGCTGCTAACTTGCGGCGACGACAACAACGCCAAGCTTTGGAAGATCAACACCAGTAGCGATGTGCCAACGTACGAACTCGCGGGAGTTCTCGAGGGGCATCGGGGACGCGTTCATTCCGGCGTCTTCTCGAGTGATGGTAAGTGGGTGATCACCGCCAGCGAAGATCGTACGGCCCGTTTGTGGAGCGTTGATTCGCTGGCAACCATCAGTGGTGGCATTCTCGAACATCCAGCCGATGTGTTGTTTGCGGCATTCTCGCCCGACGATTCGCGCGTGATCACTGGCTGCGACGACAACATTGCACGCGTCTTTAAAATTGACCCCAGCGCCATGACGGCCGTCGAACTAACCGACACGCTGTCGGGTCATACGGCGGCTGTCACATCGGTGGCGATCTCGTCGGACAATCGACGCGCAGTCACAGGCAGTAAAGATGGTATCGCGAAACTCTGGTGCCTCGAGACCAGTAAAGAAGTGCTGAGCTTGAAGCGTCATGAAGCAGAAATCACGTCGGTCCATTTTTCCCCCGATGGACGCGATATTCTTACCAGCAGCACCGATGAAACGGCGCTCGTTTGGCGCAGTGTGAACATTGCCCCTTCGATTCGGATGGCGGCGGAGATGAAGACCGCGAAACCAGGGATGCTACAAACGCTCGACCATTTGGCCGACATACGCGATCCCGACTCGCCACAACTGGGTGGTGGCATGCTTTCGATTGAGCTGGCTGAAAGTTCGTCGAGCGGCACCCTTTCGCTCGTACTCGCTCCCCCAACCAACAGCGGGCTGGTTATCGAGGGGACTTCGGTCCTCTACGCCGCACCGGGTAGTTCGCCGGTGAAGGTCGCCGAGATGAAGTCAGGTCAGGCTGCCACAGAACCGGTTTCAGCCGACGAGACTCTCGCAGTCGAAGCATTAAGTACGCTCGCCAGTGGCGACTCGCTCGTTTTCACATTCACCCGCGATGCGACGGTGGAGATAGCGGAGAAGATCCTGCGATCGGTCGCTCTCGACATTGGCCCTGGGTATCAAGGGGCAACGGCCGAAGTGCGTGTGAACATGACCGACAACTTGGGGGCAACCAGCAGCCCGGTAATCATGAAAATCGCGCCAGCAGAATCGAGCGCCGAACTCACAGCGGTTCGTGAGTCGGCGACGGCCCGTTAG